Genomic DNA from Salvia miltiorrhiza cultivar Shanhuang (shh) chromosome 1, IMPLAD_Smil_shh, whole genome shotgun sequence:
GGTGACTCGATGGGGTGGTGACTCGAGTAAGCCCATCGAGTcaccactgtggatgctctaagtataattaagaacccttatttttttagctaattgttgctatatttagaaatgtatcaagattcgtgggacagagggagtagttttTATGATAGGGTGTTTTTATATTCACTGGggtttgcatcccgtgcaatgaaTGAAttggttttttatatttttatatttatataaaattaatatcaactcaattataataattataaatataataaaaaataattttaactaaatactccctccgtcccaatatttaAGACACaattcatttgggcacggagattaaggagtagTGGTTTAGGTGTTAAAGTGATATGGCCCACCTCCATTAGTAAATTGATTAGGTATTGTTTAATGAATTGTTTGACTTTTATTTTAACTTTTgacttcaaattttaaattaaaaaaatttaaatttcgaaaatttcaataaattaatttcagtcacattttttttaatttctgttttctcattttttttgttaaatttcTGTTCATTTCCAGTACACTAATTACACCAAAATTAAGAGGGACTTTGAAAAAAGTGGCGCCACATTAAAATTGAGGGGAGCTTTAAAATTGCCACCAAAATTTCAGTTTACAACCCTATAAAAGGGGGTCTTTGCATACACTAATTACACCAAAATTTGGGCAGCATTTCGCCACAAATCTTTCATTCAAAAAACAGAttccaccaaaaaaaaaaagagaggatgACTAGAAGGAAAGATCTCAGTGCGGCAGAACGACAAGCTATTGCattgtttcttcttcaaaacTCTTCAAATGGGAAGCTTCACTATGGGACAGCCAAGGCAGCCATGGAGAAATGGGGATGTTGTCGAAGTTCTATCGCCCGTTTGTGGAAAGCTGCAAAAGAAGAACATGCACAAGGTCAGTTGGTTACCGTTCAAAGCAAAAAAATCAGCAAGAGTCGAAGGAAAAGAGTGCACATAGATTTGGAACTCATTTCAAGTCTTGAATTGCACAAAAGGGGTACAATTCGAAGGCTTGCAACCGGCATAAACTGCTCAAAGAGCACAGTTGGTAGATGGATATCAAAGGGGCTGATCAGACCTCATTCTAGTGCCATTCGACCAGATTTAACAGCCCCCAACAAGTTATTACGGCTGCGGTTCTCTCTACAACAAGTTGTGTATGACAGAATATGCAATGTCCTCAAATTCAATAACATGCACAATGTTATTCATGCTGATGAGAAGTGGTTCTACATGAGCAAAGTAAATCACAAATTTTACTTGACTCCAGCAGAAATCGACCCACACCGCACATGTAAAAGTAAAAAGTTCATCAAAAAGGTTATGTTCCTATGTGCAGTGTGTAGGCCCTTATTTGATGAAGATGGGAGTGTATTATTTGATGGCAAGATAGGGATTTTCCCTTTCACTGAGATGGTGCCAGCCAAAAGAAGATCCAAGAACAGAGAGGCTGGAACCTTAGAAGAGAAGCCAATTCAGTCCATCACTAGAGAAGTGATGAAGGACATGTACATCTACAAGGTATGGAGTTCACAAGAGCTATGTATGCATTGTAAATCACAGATGGTTGGTTTTATTATGTTgagcttattttaagatgtttaAGATGTGTAATTTCAGTTTGTTGTCTATATATACAGCTTATACCTGCAATCATGGCCAAGTGGCCCCAATTTGCAAGCAAAACCATATACATACAGCAAGATAATGCTAAGCCCCATATAAAAGATGATGATCCAGATTTTAGAGCAGCTGCAAGTGCAAATGGCTTTGATATTAGAATTATTCATCAGCCTCCAAACAGCCCAGACACCAACATCAATGATTTAGGTTGGTTTAGGGCTATTCAAAGCTTGCAAGTGCAGGCTGTTAGCACAAATGAAGGGGAACTAGTGCAGGCAGTTCAGAAATCCTTTGAGGAGCTCAGTGCATTTACTTTAAACAATGTGTTTTTGAGCCTACAGGGATGCTTAACTGAGATCATGAAAGTTAAAGGTCAGAATTGTTATAAAATCCCACACATGAAGAAGGGGATGTTAGCAAGACAGGGAAATTTGCCAATGGCATTGGAGGTCCCTAAAGAGCTAGTGGAAGAGTGTTTGGCATACTTGACTGAAAAGGGAGAGGTGGATGGCATAGATGAGTTTAGAGAGCAGTTGGGTTTAGTAGAGGATGGCAGAGATCAGTTTGGATTACAAGAGGATGGCAGAGATCAGTTTGGAGTAGAAGATGATGGCAGAGATCAGTTTGGAGTAGAAGATGATGGCAGAGATGACATTGGATTAGAAGAGGATGCATATGATGCAATGGAGGCAGCCTTCAATCAAATGAAATTGATTGAGGATGCCTCCATTTAGTTACGTGCAAGAGCAGCCTTTAAAGATAGTGGAAATCATTTTGTTGAAATCTTTTTGTAAATGTCTCATAGGAAAAAGGAATTGGCTGTATAGACAATGGAAAAGAAATCATTTTGTAAATCGAAGAACAGGATGTAGGATCAATTTGAAAAGAAATCATTTTGTAAGATGTTTAATTTCAGTTTGAAAAGAGCACAGGGGGAACACAGCCCTCATACCAACACATACATGAGCACAGGGGGACACAGCCCTCATACCAACACATACATGAGCACAGGGGGACACAGCCCTCATACCAACACATACATGAGCACAGGGGGACACAGCCCTCATACCAACACATACATGAGCACAGGGGGTCACAGCCCTCATACCAACACATACATGAGCACAGGGGGTCACAACCCTCATACCAACACATACATGAGCACAAGGGGGTCACAGCCCTCAAACAAACACAGAGGACACACACCATATTCAGTCAGTTAACAATCTTGAAGAAGACAGAACCAAAATCACAGCcataaccaaaaaaaaatcacacagCTCATATTACTCATGAATCATCATCTCAGCATACGAAATCCATCTACCACAATGTACTAAGGCAATTAATATGAGGGACACAAGTACAATAAGAACAATCTCACCCTTTTCACAGGCGGTAAGTAGATTTCGAGGAACCGTCGGACAACCGGAGTACAGCCGCTCAACCATTCTGGGGTGTCATCATCGACTGCCGcctcctccctctctcttttaGTTACGTCCTCCCCTTGCTCAGTGCATGAGGAATGGAGTAAATCGGACTCCTCTTTCTTCATCGCAAGAGAGCGTCGGCAGCGGATGTAACGCCGAATCATGGGCCGTCGGATCGGCAACACGGGCGTATCATTCACCGTCAACCCCTCCTCCAAAGCACCACCGGAGGACTCCTTCGAGGGAGTTCGAAATCCGCCTTCAATTTGAGAAGAATAACCAGGGGGCGGCGGCGGGAATGGAGGCAAAGAAAACCCCAAGGACTCGTCGGATTCCGACTGGAATCCACCGTGAAGCTCAGCAATATAACCAGGGGGCGGCGGAGGCAATGAAGGCAAAGATTCAAACGGATCGAAGTCCTCCGAATCGGGGACGAATTCACCGATCGAAGCCCAGCCTAATTTTTGGCTCATCTACCTCGAGATTTAGAGGTTCTCGAAGACAACGGGAGGCGGAAATTTCAGTTTACTCACCTCGGAGGAGGGCGGCGCTAATGGAGGTGGATCGAGGGTGGAGGGAGAAAGGGAGGGCAACGTATCGCAGATCGAGGGTGAAGGGAGACGGCGTATCGGAGTCTCGAAGGTGGAGGGAGACACTGATGAGATCGAAGGTGAGAGCGGCGGAGACTGAATTGAGGGGCTAGGGTTTCGGGAGTAatggcagagagagagagggcgtgaagtaatgagagagagagagagagaaatttgagTACTTATACTCTCATTAGCCAATTGTTAATTAGTGTACTTAAATCACTAATTctttcccaaaaaggaaatgtgtcttcattattgggacaacccaaaaaggaaattgtgtcttcaataatgggacggagggagtatatttgagctgaatattaaaagaataaaaaaataaagagtgaTTTACACTAATAcatattgatattatgaaaatgaaatatatatatatatatatatatataaacaaaagataattgaaaaatggATTTATTTAAAACAGATGGAAGAGgagtgagatttttttttaaagttttaatctttaaattaatatagtttttacattttaattcaaatatttacataaaatagtatattttaaatatattttataattaccaAAAGCTCTTACCGTGATCTTTAATTAAATAtgcattttaaatatattttataattagtcgaatttcataattttacaaagaaataaaacaaaaataaaaataagaaaataaaattactaaatataatttacaaataaatcttcaattttattataactaatttattataaaattgcCACTAAATTTtgaatcaatttaaaattgacttAAAATTGAATTCTTGGCCTTTTAACCTAGTATATATTCAGGTGATTTTATACATAATTTTCTTATACTCAGGGACAATTTTAGAGGTCAGGCACCCTCGTCCGCCGctcaatcaatttttttattacctatatacatatatatgatttaattttttttatttatatatgtcaATCTCGCCCGGTCATGAttctaaataaatatttcaagaACCGACCTATTTTCTTTACTAAAAATTCACTAGAATTATTCGGTGACATCTCGCCCGATTATTATTAAATTCTTAGATCCGCCCTTACTTATACTAATCTCTATGATATAATATACTAATTCGGGTGATTTTATACATTTCTTTCGCTCTCACTATAGTCTTATCATTTTTAATTGCAGGGTGTTTATCTTGAATAATACGATAGattgttaaaaataattttggcTAATCtacaatttgttttgattaattgattaattttactattttatactagtactattttatatatttaatccTATGATTCATCAATTTATATTATTAGACAAAGTAAACACCCTTTAAAGGATGAATTGCATGTAAAAGTACAAATTGTGGATaaatttcatttcttttaaattgaaaatatcgATGAAAAAATGCAcaaattttataagtttttgGGATATGGTATGAATCCAAATTAGGCTATGTGGCATCATAAATTATCCAGTGTGCTATTAGAGAAACTAATAGCGGCAAAAtacatggattttttttttatcagcattttttaatttaattaataaatacattaatttatattttatttgcaatTATCCGCGATTTACAAATTCGAATGAGCATCAAAAGTGATGTAGCAGTCGAAATCgccaaatcacacacacactcccCCTTTCCCCGCCACCCGACCAACCACATCTTGCCGCCCCTCGTCGGCGAATTGACGACGGCTTTTTTGTGGCTTCTCCTCTGCTTCCGCAGAATCATCAAGAAATGCACTGCCCTTTCCGCCTCCAAGAAACCCCCTTTACGCCTCTCCTACCTCCTCCCTCCGCTTGGCCAGGGCGGCTTCGGCTCCATCTACTGTGCCGAGTTCAAGTCGCTGCCACTTCGCTAAAGATTCGGGATTTACTCTCTTTGATGGTGTTGCAAGGTGAGCGTGGGTTTCAGAATGAATTGCTTTTTTCTTCTCCAGCTCGGTGGCGATCCCTTGTTTGGGCTTCGCTGACCGTCTCTCCGTCAACCCCATCACTCACGATTCCTTCCGCCACCAGTGGCGCGCCGCCTTACTCTTCAATTTCGACGCCGCTGGTTTTGGATTTtaggtttttttatttatgttttatttctaatatttttaattaaatataatctaTCTTTAATTCTTAATGAAATGAAGTTCTTTCGTTTCGTCTATGAAATCGACACATCAGTTTTGATTTTGCCACCTAAGTGCCACATCAATTTTGATTTCGTCGGATGCCTCGTGGGACAAttgataataaattataaattaatatatttattataaaaaaaattatgtattttccAACAATTATCCCATTAATTTATCGATAAATCATCGTCGAAATTTCAACACAATCACTGCAAACTTTAGTTTCACTCACCATTTTACATGGTTGGAATAACTGCCCGACGACGAAATTAAAAACGTGGTCGAACAATTCATAAAATTGGCTTTAAAAACCCACAAACACTTTTTAGTTTTAGCGTTTACATTACGTCGAATTTCGGACCCCAAACTTGCGTGCATAATTTTATTGTTTGAAATTTGTTGACTAAATCAATTGTCTGGAATTCAATAGACAATTCGAAAGTGTTGTTGGAAAGTTATCAATGATAGTTTACTATTGCATCGATATTATTGAGTTTCGGTCGCAGAAAAATGACCTCAAAAAAGTAGTGATACTTTTGGATTGAAATATGGATTTTGGTGCAGTGTATACTTAAGTATGGTCGTAACTtgtaatattatttcaaaataaaatttaaaaattaataaagttcgtatattttttGATCAAGTTATTTGATTGGTTAAAGGTCGAAATTTAGTCACAGTTTgcgaatttataaataattaatcatttaaaaataatttgaaatctTAGCTTCAATATATTATTAAAGTTctaaaggttttaatgaggttcggcccttagtctgctccttctgtgctttcaagggtttttttggttttttcttttctttttttataaaatcgtcatttaataatattaaagtTCTAATAAACACTAAAAAAGTACTAATAATTTCATGAGTATAGAAATCTTAAAAGTTTCGAAAATCACATTCACGTGGCAGCGCCACCTCCTCATCCGCATTTTGAACCAGCTTCCATAATAGGAAAAGAAAAGAGTGTATTTCTTGATTCTGCCATTTATGTCAAAATCTGGAGCTGTAAATCTGCTTTTCTCTTTTCCAAATTTGTTCTTGTGTCAAGTCTAAAAACCTAACCTTAGTCTTTTCTCTTAATACATTTGTGTGTATAAGCTCTGTATCTTTGTCTGCCTTTGATAGTTATAACCATTGCCACGCGAttgcaaaaaaaattcaaaaaaaaaagtggaaatAAATTATTGGAGCATGATATTGCtggactttgatttttttttttttttttcctttttgagttcaTAGGATCCCATGATCACTACCTTCGATCTCTCTTCAGCTATGAAAAATCTATTactagtagtattattttttaagttttattacAACTTTAAAATAAGGATTATAGGAATacacttattttttaaataagaacTATAATGAGAAAAAAAGAGGCTACTTATAAAGTTTACCCTAGTAAGTTTTACGTTGAATAGTGCCGAAAAAAATCGTTTGACTGGTGTAATTTCGTAGTCCTATTTTTTATTCTCTTATAGAGATTTTACTGTTGGCAAAAAGTGAAGCCATATAACATTACATTTTCCATAGCTTATCGCATGAAAGGACAACGGGCTTCCGCGTCATATTTCACATGTTTATATGACATaaattttaacaaaataaaattttatatcaCTCTGCCACAAATATTGGGAATGTCACAACATTGAGATGTTGAAGATAACTGTTTACAATTTGTATTTTGTCTCATATATTTGTATACATCTTCAAACTTTGATACTTTGGAAGAGTGAAAGTAAGTAGATACTCTATCGCTCCAAAAAAATGAGGCAAGTTTAGACATAAattttagggaaaattgcacctaaatacataaactttgccaaaaattcatatttgacgcgaagttagaattttacattttaatacaccaactttcgttgttatccaaatttgacacgacctaattcttaaaaattcaaaaaacaacccctttttgtaaataattatacaaagacccacttatgttataatttgggacatttaaaccaaaacaagatatttccttatgatgttttcttttaaaccattttaggcatggatcaaagattaaaagaaaacatcataaggaaatatcttgttttggtttaaatgtcccaaataataacataagtgggtctttgtataattatttataaaaatgggttgttttttgaatttttaagaattaagtcgtgtcaaatttggacaacaacgaaagttggtgtattaaaatgtaaaatcctaacttcacatcaaatatggatttttggcaaaatttgtgtattttcacgcaattatccctaaaTTTTAACAAAATGAGTAATTAGTGGAAAAAGTGTCTCACTATTATTTAAAATGAATCATTGAGATTGAATTCAAGTTGGACTTTTGCAGtatttataaggataaaatataataaaaaaaggtgGGCACATGTCCTCAAAAGGAAAAATGCCCCATTTTTTATTAAcgttaaatataataattgtgcaccattttttatggacggataaAGTATATCACTACAATTAAAAGATCacgaaaatataatttatacgTTAATTGCATAAGTTAAATTGTTATTATAACCCAACCATATACATGAATTTATTCGGTTTATACTACCATATCTAGATATACATATTACTACTTTCAATGTCCCTCAAACATATCTTTCTACGGGAAGATGACatggattttaataaaagttagttgtgtatttAATAAGTGGAGAATGTGTCACACGAAAAGTAAAATTGCAAGAgtaatagttagtgaaagtggagaatgagtcccataaaaagtgaaattgtgAGAGCAATAATTAGTGAAAGTGGAGactgagtcccacaaaaagtgaaattgtaagagtaataattaataaaattgtttccaaaaataggttagaAAGATATTTTGGGGACAgaccaaaatagaaagataGGAAAATGTTTGAGAGatagagggagtactattttaaaGCATTGCTAGAAGAGGTAATATATGCCTATTTCCTATcgtaaattttaaaaatggcctatgagataattttttttttaaaattggccactttttgtgtaaaagtacaaaattacccctacattaaaatttaaaaatttagccGCTCTCTTTCACTCACAAAATGACCCCTAAcaattagatctatgaattcataatttaatgttcttgaattcacaaccaaatctatgaattcataactagctcgatgaattcacaattgaatcgTTAATGTTGGttatgaattcgagttttaaatctcgaattcacgactgaattgctagtgttagttgtgaattcgagttttaaatttcgaattcacaaccaactctattgctatTTGTGAATTTAAGTAGTCgtaaatttgagttttaaagcttgaattcacgactaacaatatttgtagttgtgaattcaagttgtaaaacttgaattcatgtctaacaatatttctagttgtgaattcacaactaatgtttttagttgtgaattcaaacttcaaaACTCAaacacaactacttgaattcacaattaaaataaattttggttgtgaattcacaaccaaaataaattctagttatgaattcgactggttgtgaaatgcacgaattttttaaagggtgatgtttaaagagtaaaatggtaagtgtggctaATGGTttaagtttttatcttagtggataatttttaaatttactaaaagaaataagctattttcaaaatccactcttactagaatatacttcctccgtccacaatttaatgtccTACTTGCTTTTAAAAatctgtccacaatttaatgctcTATTATGCTTTTTGTACCTTTTCACCCTccctttttatttaaaattactacccTTTGTCATTAATTATCCCTTCTCATTTTTTAACCCACTTAATTATAGAATTAAgtatttccttaattaattcactaACATTAACTAATTCCAAGACTATTAAAAATGGGCACTTCATTTATGCctatttaatttattggtgTCTATGGTTTCTAgatctatttaatttaaaaatcggCACTTCATTTTTCTATGCTTAATTTCATGTTCTAGAGAATTCCATCtgatcttcatcttcctctCTCTTGAATTAATCCTAGATCTACCATTTCTCTCTTTGtcttcgtctctctctctctggaacAAACCCTAGATCTGTATCGTTTCTCTATTCGTCTTTCTCTCTCTGAAAGAAACCCTAGATCTATAGCGTCTATGTTCGTCTGCCTCTCTCTATTACTCAATGAATCTATCAGAGACAAAAAACCCTCCATCTTCGATGGAGGATATAGCGCTACACTACGTCACTCGGTTTTATCCTCCCTCATAAACGGAGTCGGTTGTGCTAGAAACACAAATCTCGGCCTTCGATCTCTGTGAATCGGTGTCGGTTGTGGCTGAAACGGACTTCACCGCCTTCGATATATGTGTGTCGGAGCCATTGCCGCCGGAATGCGGAGCGGCGGCTTTCGATCGCTCAGAAGTGTCGTGGTTGCTCCATGTCTCTAGATCGGAGGCGATGCAGCCGGAAATTGATGCGGCGACGTGGTTGCTGCCGGAAACTGAAGCGGCACGCCTCCCTCTCTTTGAATCGGAGCCGATTCCGCAGGAATCCGAAGTGGCGCCATGGTTGCTGCCAGAAACCGAAGTTGCGCGCCTCCCTCTCGCTGAATCGGAGCCG
This window encodes:
- the LOC131011134 gene encoding uncharacterized protein LOC131011134, giving the protein MTRRKDLSAAERQAIALFLLQNSSNGKLHYGTAKAAMEKWGCCRSSIARLWKAAKEEHAQGQLVTVQSKKISKSRRKRVHIDLELISSLELHKRGTIRRLATGINCSKSTVGRWISKGLIRPHSSAIRPDLTAPNKLLRLRFSLQQVVYDRICNVLKFNNMHNVIHADEKWFYMSKVNHKFYLTPAEIDPHRTCKSKKFIKKVMFLCAVCRPLFDEDGSVLFDGKIGIFPFTEMVPAKRRSKNREAGTLEEKPIQSITREVMKDMYIYKLIPAIMAKWPQFASKTIYIQQDNAKPHIKDDDPDFRAAASANGFDIRIIHQPPNSPDTNINDLGWFRAIQSLQVQAVSTNEGELVQAVQKSFEELSAFTLNNVFLSLQGCLTEIMKVKGQNCYKIPHMKKGMLARQGNLPMALEVPKELVEECLAYLTEKGEVDGIDEFREQLGLVEDGRDQFGLQEDGRDQFGVEDDGRDQFGVEDDGRDDIGLEEDAYDAMEAAFNQMKLIEDASI